The Candidatus Poribacteria bacterium nucleotide sequence TTGTACCCCTTGGCGATAGAATACTCGTCAAACGTTCAGACAACGATGAACAGACAACCAGCGGTGGGATCATTATCCCCGATACCGCTAAGGAAAAACCGCAAGAAGGCGAAGTCGTTGCTGTTGGAAGCGGCAGACTTCTCGACAGTGGCGAACGGCAACCCGTTGATGTCGCAGTCGGAGACCTCGTGCTTTTCGCTAAGTACGGCGGCACCGAAGTTACTTATGAAAATGACGAATATCTCATCTTGCGCGAAGATGATATCTTAGCCAAAGTTAACTAACGGAAAGGAGTTAAACACATGGCAGCAAAACAACTGGCGTTTGATGAAGAAGCACGGAGCGCGATTAAAAACGGCGTGGATCAACTCGCTGACGCTGTTAAAGTTACATTAGGCCCTAAAGGACGGAACGTCGTCCTTGATAAGAAATTCGGGGCACCGACGATCACCAAGGATGGCGTTACGGTCGCGAAAGAGGTCGAACTCGAAGATCCTTATGAAAATATGGGCGCGCAGATGGTCAAAGAAGTCGCCTCTAAAACCAGCGATGTCGCTGGCGACGGAACCACAACTGCAACCATTCTGGCACAGTCCATCTATCGTGAAGGTCTGAAGAACGTCGCTGCAGGACATAACCCGATGGCACTCAAGCGCGGTATTGAAAAAGCCGTCCACGCCGTCGTAGGATCCATCCAAGGTTTGAGCAAAGAGGTTTCCGAGAAGACCGAAATCTCGCAGGTCGCCGCGATCTCCGCGAATAACGACGGTGCTATTGGTGATCTCATCGCTGACGCTATGGAAAAGGTCGGAAAAGATGGGGTTATCACTGTTGAAGAGGCGAAGAGCCTTGAAACTACCCTCGATGTCGTTGAAGGTATGCAATTCGACCGTGGCTATCTCTCACCTTACTTCGTTACCGATCCCGATCGGATGGAAGCCGTTTTAGAAGATGCCGCGATTCTCATCCACGAAAAGAAAATCAGTAGCCTTAAAGACCTTGTGCCGGTCCTCGAACGCACCGCACAACAGGGCAAACCGCTGTTGATTATCGCTGAAGATGTCGAAGGTGAAGCACTCGCGACTGTCGTCGTCAACAAGATTCGCGGGACACTCCGCTGTGTCGCTGTTAAAGCACCCGGCTACGGTGATCGCCGTAAAGCCATGCTCGAAGACATCGCTGTCTTGACAAACGGACGCGTCATCTCTGAAGACCTCGGTATCAACCTCGAAAACATCACCTTAAACGACCTCGGCAGTGCCAAACGCGTCGTCATTGACAAAGACAACACAACTGTCGTCGAAGGCGCGGGCACAACCGAAGCCATCCAAGGACGTATCGATCAGATCCGTAGGCAGATTGAAGACACAACCTCCGACTACGACCGCGAAAAATTGCAAGAACGCCTCGCGAAACTCGCGGGTGGTGTCGCTGTGATTAACGTTGGTGCGGCAACTGAAGTCGAGATGAAAGAGAAGAAAGCGCGCGTTGAAGACGCTATGCACGCCACACGTGCCGCCGTTGAAGAAGGCGTTGTCGTCGGTGGCGGCGTTGCACTCGTCAGAGCACAAGCTGCGCTTGATTCACTCGAATTCGATGACCCGACTGAAGAGGTTGGTGCCTCTATTATCAGACGGGCACTCGAAGATCCGCTCCGTCAGATTGCGAAGAATGCCGGACAGGAAGATTCCGTCATTATCGCGAAGGTTAAAGAAGAAGGCGGAAACGTTGGCTACGATGCGCACCAGGAACGCTTCATTGATATGTTTGAAGCCGGTATCCCTGATCCGACGAAGGTCGTCCGGGTGGCGTTGCAGAACGCAGCAAGCATCGCAGCGTTGATGATTACCACCGAGACGCTCATTGCGGAACTCCCGGAAAAAGAAGCACCGGCACCGCCGATGCCTCCGGATGGTGGGATGTACTAAACCCTTCAAATTAACAAAAGGTGCGGTTTTTTACCGCACCTTTTTTCTTTATCTTGTTCATCCTAAAATCCTGATTCTGACAAACACCAACTTGTCATAATCCGGAGGGAACTGATTGCTGACTGCTGACCGCTGATAGCCCTTGTAACAACCGCTCACATTCCTCAAGCACCCGTGCCACTTCGATTGTGTGCATACACGGCGAGGTCCCATCTGGTAATGCCTGACACCCGTATTCAAATCCCAAATTCAGACACGGGCTGCACGGTAACTCCGCACAGACGACACCCGCCTTATGACTCCAAGGTCCCCATTGGGCGAAATTCGTCGGACCGTGCAACCCAACGACACGGGTACCCGCCGCCGCCGCAAGGTGCATCGGACCGCAGTTCCCGCTGACAACGAGAGTCGCCGCTGCAAAGAGTGCCGCAAGTTGATTAACGTCCGTCCGTCCGGCAAGCACTACTGATCGCTGTTTCGTCCACTTTGCAATTTCTTTAGAAACTTCTACCTCTCCCGGCGCACCCGTCAAAACAATTTGTCCACTGTACCGTGCGACGAGTGTGTTTGCCAAAGTGGCGTAACGTTCCGGGGACCAGCGTCGCCTCGGTTCACCGCGCCTCCCTGCTTCTGGGTGTAGCACAAAAAGGGGTTGTTCCAGTGAGATACCCTCTTCTACCAAGGTTTGATGCACCCATGTCTGTTCCACTTCGCTGTACCAGACTTCAAGCCCGAATTCAAGCGTTGAGCATCCCAATCGTGCTACAAGGTCTAAGAAGTTCCGAACCTCATGCCGTCCGGCGGTGTGTGGCACTGATGTTGTGAAGAGGAAATGGCGATATTGCCCGTGCGTCCGAAACCCAATCCGCATCGGGGCACCGCTTGCATAAGCGAGAAGCGCGCTCAATCGGGGCCAATGCTCCAGATCAATTGCCCAGTCGAAGCCTTCCTGTCGGAGCTGTGCAAACAACTCCCGTTCCGGCGTACGGAAACGGATACGTTTATCAATATACGGGCAGTGTGTCAAATAGTTCAGATTCGTTGGTGAGGCTAATATCGTGAATTCTGCGTTAGGAAAGGCGTGTCGGACAGCACGGATAGCAGGGATAGCCAGAATTGTATCACCCAATGCAGAGAGTTGAATGAATAAAATCTTTTTCGGTGTATCAGGTACCAGTGGGCGTGTAGGGAATAATCGGAGTAATAAATTGAGGGGAATGCCGAGATAACGGTCTAAGGACTGTTGAAGACGGTTCGACTGCATGACCTACAATATCCTAAACATGATTAACACCGCAGACTATGGCGATGCTGTGTCATACCCGTACAATTCGATCTCGGCGATGTCGGCGAGTGCCGTCGTCGGTCCGGTTATAAAATAGCGGTATCGTCCGCGTCGGATATTGCCGTCAGAGGTCTGCACGTTCTCCCGCCGCATCTGGACATTCTCACGTCTACGCGCCGCGTCCTCCGTTGTCCGCCGCACTACCACTTTAATACCTGATGTCATAACAACTTTGTTGAAGCGGATGTCGATGATTGGGTCTTTGTTGCTTCGGCGGTCGTAGATTTTATCCCACTCCCCACGGGAATTAAAGGCGTGAAGTTCAAACTCCTCAAGGTTCGTAGAGTGAATCACAATGCGATAGATTGACTTCTTTTCTGGAAGGTAAACAATCGCCTCTGATGGGATGTCGATGTCCGTTCCTGCGCTACCAGACCCCTGCTTGCGTTGGGATTGACCAATAGTTTCTGGGTTATCATCAATAAATGCCGGATCGCTTGCCGTTGCCCCCGGCAAGAGGGCGTAGTTCTCGCTCCACTTCTGTCCGAGGGTGCAACCCCAGCAGAAACACAATATCCCCAAGAGCATGTATTTGCAAGTGCTGAATCCGTTTAAGTTTCTGCTCACGGTTGCCTCCGGATTTGACTGTTCATCTCATCAATCTGTTTCAGAATGTCCTCTTTTGTGAGTGATCGCACCTTAAACTGTAGTTCCGTAAAGAAGGGCACCAAATCCTCACCCGCTGCTTTACTGAGATAATAAACAAGAAAACTCGTCCGCATTTTGCCCTCAAGTCTTTGGTGGAGCGCGTCGGCTTCCATCAACTCGAAAACCTTGATATAAAAATCGTTGCCGTACCGTTCGCGCAACTCAGAGACGAGGGTATAAGAATATCTATAGCGCCACTGCGTCAGGGGACCGCCATCGAGGTGGCCACCCCAGTTCTCCAATTGATTCACACCGTCGAGATCAACCCTTAAATCCCCTTTGAGGCTGTCAAATTTCGGATGTGTTCCACCCTGAGCATATTCTGTCTGAATTAGCACGGCGATGCCTTCGGAGAACCAGACGGGTAGGAAATAGATATTTGTAAAAGCGTGTGTCAACTCGTGTGCCCGGACGCCGTGCTTCTCATACATCGCCAGCGGAAAATCCATCTTAATCCCATTGACAAATTTCAGGTACCGCCCGTTCTGGAATCCGTAGCGATAGTTTGTTGTCGTCGTCGCGGCGAGTCTGGTGCCTTGATAGATGTCGTGCAACGTCACGTGGATTTTATGCTGCGGTCGGAAACCGAAAAGTCGGTTCATTGCGTCGTAGAGGCTCTCCATATAACCGAGGGCACTCCGAGCGAACGACTCACGCTCCTCGGCGGAGTCGAGTTCTGGATGCCCGTACAAATCTTTCGCGAAAGTCAGTGTGTAATGATCGCTCGTACTGTACAGCGCGTCGGGTTGTCTAATTTCGATTGTTGCATTCGAGGGTCTGAGCATCAGCGAACCGGCATTCCGCTCTTCGAGTATCCGTTTCTCACGACGTTGCTGTGCTTCCTGTAACGCCGTACAACCGTTGCCAACAAACGCGGCAATAAACAACACGACCGTAATTCGCATCCAGACTCGGTAGGCACGGTTTCCTAACCGTGCTGGGATCGAGAAAAAAAGGTTCTGACTATTTCTACGTTTCACGATTCGCCTCTCAAAGCGGCACGGCTCTTGATTTATCACCAATCCGCCGCATGGTAATATCTTGGACAAGCGTTGGGTCAGGTAGCCCTGTTTCAGCGAGTCGGTGTTCCAAGAACGCCTCCATATCGCCTTTCAGGCGTGCAACGACGATGTCCGCTTCCTCAGCAAGGTTGTAGACCTCGTCCGGATCCTCTTCAAGGTCATAGAGTTCCAAATCCGGCGTGTTGTAAACGGCAGGTGTCCCCCCTGTCTCAACAATCAATTTCCATTTTTGCGTCTGCCACCCGCGTTTTTTCATCCAACCGCATTCTGTGAGGTAGATAGCCTCCGTCGTTCCAGCGTCGCTCCCGTTCTCCATCAGGCTCCGCAGGCTGCTGCCCTCCATGTTTTCACGTTCTGCGATTGCTGTCAACCCCGCATAATCGAGGACCGTCGGCGCAATATCAGTGAGCCGCACGAGACCACCGAGCCGTTGCCCATCGGAAATAAGCGCGGGACAGTGAACGATTAAGGGAACATGACAGTTGGTCTCATACAACCCATGGTGGTCATACCAGAGTTCGTGTTCGTCAAGCTCCTCGCCGTGGTCTGCTGTGATGATGAGGAGCGTCTCCTCAAGTTGTCCGCAATCTTGTAGATATCGGAAGAGTTGCGCTAGACAAGCATCCATATAAGCAATCGAGGCATCATACTGAGCGTTGACATACCGCCTATCCCGCCAGAGCCGTTTCTTGGCGATGTTTTCTGGATCTGTCGGATCCGGCGTGCACATCCACTGTCGGAAGTAGTCCGTAAAGGGTTCAT carries:
- a CDS encoding glycosyltransferase family 9 protein, with translation MQSNRLQQSLDRYLGIPLNLLLRLFPTRPLVPDTPKKILFIQLSALGDTILAIPAIRAVRHAFPNAEFTILASPTNLNYLTHCPYIDKRIRFRTPERELFAQLRQEGFDWAIDLEHWPRLSALLAYASGAPMRIGFRTHGQYRHFLFTTSVPHTAGRHEVRNFLDLVARLGCSTLEFGLEVWYSEVEQTWVHQTLVEEGISLEQPLFVLHPEAGRRGEPRRRWSPERYATLANTLVARYSGQIVLTGAPGEVEVSKEIAKWTKQRSVVLAGRTDVNQLAALFAAATLVVSGNCGPMHLAAAAGTRVVGLHGPTNFAQWGPWSHKAGVVCAELPCSPCLNLGFEYGCQALPDGTSPCMHTIEVARVLEECERLLQGLSAVSSQQSVPSGL
- a CDS encoding sulfatase-like hydrolase/transferase, whose protein sequence is MRNIILISLDTLRASSMSCYGHHNLTTPHLDALAERATLFEKCISPHIPTHPAHTTIFTGKDVLSHQIITQGGTLDLSDDIKTVPELLREAGYFTVAADNLRRWFQRGFPETHYRGYQWDNSYRNARKAEAVNETAIELLDLAQAQDKPWFAFLHYWDPHTPYLPPLPFERMFYSGDECDPNNRSMDAVYAHEPFTDYFRQWMCTPDPTDPENIAKKRLWRDRRYVNAQYDASIAYMDACLAQLFRYLQDCGQLEETLLIITADHGEELDEHELWYDHHGLYETNCHVPLIVHCPALISDGQRLGGLVRLTDIAPTVLDYAGLTAIAERENMEGSSLRSLMENGSDAGTTEAIYLTECGWMKKRGWQTQKWKLIVETGGTPAVYNTPDLELYDLEEDPDEVYNLAEEADIVVARLKGDMEAFLEHRLAETGLPDPTLVQDITMRRIGDKSRAVPL
- the groL gene encoding chaperonin GroEL (60 kDa chaperone family; promotes refolding of misfolded polypeptides especially under stressful conditions; forms two stacked rings of heptamers to form a barrel-shaped 14mer; ends can be capped by GroES; misfolded proteins enter the barrel where they are refolded when GroES binds) yields the protein MAAKQLAFDEEARSAIKNGVDQLADAVKVTLGPKGRNVVLDKKFGAPTITKDGVTVAKEVELEDPYENMGAQMVKEVASKTSDVAGDGTTTATILAQSIYREGLKNVAAGHNPMALKRGIEKAVHAVVGSIQGLSKEVSEKTEISQVAAISANNDGAIGDLIADAMEKVGKDGVITVEEAKSLETTLDVVEGMQFDRGYLSPYFVTDPDRMEAVLEDAAILIHEKKISSLKDLVPVLERTAQQGKPLLIIAEDVEGEALATVVVNKIRGTLRCVAVKAPGYGDRRKAMLEDIAVLTNGRVISEDLGINLENITLNDLGSAKRVVIDKDNTTVVEGAGTTEAIQGRIDQIRRQIEDTTSDYDREKLQERLAKLAGGVAVINVGAATEVEMKEKKARVEDAMHATRAAVEEGVVVGGGVALVRAQAALDSLEFDDPTEEVGASIIRRALEDPLRQIAKNAGQEDSVIIAKVKEEGGNVGYDAHQERFIDMFEAGIPDPTKVVRVALQNAASIAALMITTETLIAELPEKEAPAPPMPPDGGMY
- the groES gene encoding co-chaperone GroES translates to MALVPLGDRILVKRSDNDEQTTSGGIIIPDTAKEKPQEGEVVAVGSGRLLDSGERQPVDVAVGDLVLFAKYGGTEVTYENDEYLILREDDILAKVN